The sequence below is a genomic window from Clostridium putrefaciens.
ATGAAAATATACTCAAATGAAATTCTAGTAGATGTTCAGTCTTTAAATATAGATTCTGCAAGTTTCACTCAAATTGAGAAAGAAGCTAATAATGACATAGAGAAAATAAAAGCTAAAATAATAGAAATTGTTAATCAAAGAGGTAAGATGCAAAACCCCGTTACAGGTTCTGGTGGAATGTTTATTGGTACTGTATCTGAAATTGGAGAAGATTTAAAAGACATAGATATAAAAGTCGGGGATAAAATTGCTTCTCTTGTATCCCTATCTTTAACACCTTTAAAAATTGAAGAAATAATAGCAGTTCATAAAGACATAGATAGAGTAGATATAAAAGGTCAAGCTATACTGTTTGAAAGTGGTCTTTATGCTAAGCTTCCGGAAGACTTGCCTGAAAACTTAGCATTAGCTGCTTTAGATGTCGCAGGAGCACCAGCTCAAATTGCAAAACTTGTAAAGCCAGGTCAAAGCATTTTAATTGTTGGAGCTGCTGGAAAGTCAGGTATGCTATGCTGTTATGAAGCAATGAAAAGAGTTGGACCAACAGGTAGGGTAATAGCTATGGATAGAGAAGGTTCAGAGGTTGAGAACCTATTAAAGTGGGGACTTTGTCATAACGTAATTGCTACAGATGCAACAAAACCTATAGAAGTTCTAAATAAAACCTTAGAAGCTAATAATGGTAAAGAGGTAGATATCTCAGTTAATTGCGTAAACGTAGCAAATACTGAAATGTCATGTATATTACCCGTTAGAGATGAGGGTATTGTGTATTTCTTCTCCATGGCTACAAGCTTTACAAAAGCAGCTTTAGGAGCTGAAGGTGCTGGTAAAGATATTACTATGATAGTTGGAAATGGTTATACAAAAGGTCATGCTGAAATAACTCTATCTGAGCTTAGAGAAAGTAAAATCTTAAGAGAAATATTTACTAAGTTGTATGTCTAAAATGTGACAGTATGTTGCCACCTCTAAAGGGTA
It includes:
- a CDS encoding L-erythro-3,5-diaminohexanoate dehydrogenase → MNKGCKYGTHRVIEPKGVLTQAAQKIDNDMKIYSNEILVDVQSLNIDSASFTQIEKEANNDIEKIKAKIIEIVNQRGKMQNPVTGSGGMFIGTVSEIGEDLKDIDIKVGDKIASLVSLSLTPLKIEEIIAVHKDIDRVDIKGQAILFESGLYAKLPEDLPENLALAALDVAGAPAQIAKLVKPGQSILIVGAAGKSGMLCCYEAMKRVGPTGRVIAMDREGSEVENLLKWGLCHNVIATDATKPIEVLNKTLEANNGKEVDISVNCVNVANTEMSCILPVRDEGIVYFFSMATSFTKAALGAEGAGKDITMIVGNGYTKGHAEITLSELRESKILREIFTKLYV